Proteins encoded together in one Balaenoptera ricei isolate mBalRic1 chromosome 2, mBalRic1.hap2, whole genome shotgun sequence window:
- the WDR89 gene encoding WD repeat-containing protein 89, with translation MEKIEEQFANLNIVKRSSETKEPTYLLGIDTSKTVQAEKGSLVAVLCSNGSIRIYDKERLNVLREFRGYPGLNGVKFANSCDSVYSSCTDGTVKCWDARLASEKPVQLFKGYPSNIFISFDISCNDHVICAGTEKVDDDALLVFWDARINSQDLSTTKDPLGAYSETHSDDITQVCFHPSNPNMVVSGSTDGLVNVFDITVDNEEDAVVTTYNSVSSVSYIGWSGKDYKQIYCMTHDEGFCWWDLNHLDTDEPITCLNIPDVREVINVKEGILDYLIGGLYHEKTDKLFVVGGTNTGIIHIMSCTTSGLVHVTSLQGGHAATVRSFCWNMQDDSLLTGGEDAQLLLWKPGAVEKRLTKKDSMKIASSVYQRVRVHSNDSYKRRKKQ, from the coding sequence ATGGAGAAGATTGAGGAACAATTTGCTAATTTGAACATTGTTAAACGTTCCTCAGAAACTAAAGAGCCTACTTATCTGCTTGGCATAGACACATCAAAGACTGTACAAGCAGAAAAAGGAAGCTTGGTTGCTGTCTTATGTTCTAATGGATCAATCAGAATATATGATAAAGAAAGATTAAATGTACTACGAGAATTTAGAGGATATCCTGGACTTAATGGAGTCAAGTTTGCAAATTCCTGTGACAGCGTGTATTCCTCATGCACTGATGGCACTGTAAAATGTTGGGATGCTCGATTAGCCAGTGAGAAACCTGTCCAGCTGTTCAAGGGTTACCCTTCCaatatttttatcagttttgATATCAGCTGTAATGATCATGTCATTTGTGCTGGTACAGAAAAAGTTGATGATGATGCATTGTTGGTATTTTGGGATGCAAGAATTAATTCTCAGGATTTGTCTACTACTAAAGACCCACTTGGTGCATATTCAGAGACACATAGTGATGATATCACTCAAGTATGTTTCCATCCCAGCAATCCCAACATGGTAGTCTCAGGTTCAACTGACGGCCTGGTAAATGTATTTGATATTACTGTTGATAACGAAGAAGATGCAGTGGTTACAACCTATAACTCAGTTTCATCAGTAAGCTATATTGGTTGGTCTGGGAAAGATTATAAACAGATTTACTGCATGACACATGATGAAGGATTTTGTTGGTGGGATCTTAATCATCTGGATACTGATGAACCAATTACATGTTTGAACATCCCGGATGTCAGAGAAGTAATTAATGTGAAAGAAGGGATTTTGGACTATTTGATTGGCGGCCTATATCATGAAAAGACGGACAAATTGTTTGTAGTTGGAGGAACAAACACAGGAATTATTCACATAATGAGCTGTACTACATCAGGATTGGTCCATGTGACCAGCCTTCAGGGAGGGCATGCTGCTACAGTCCGGTCTTTCTGTTGGAATATGCAGGATGATTCTTTGCTAACTGGAGGAGAAGATGCACAGCTGTTACTTTGGAAACCTGGAGCAGTAGAGAAGAGGCTTACAAAGAAAGACAGCATGAAAATAGCATCCTCTGTGTACCAGCGAGTCCGAGTTCATAGTAATGATTcttacaagagaaggaaaaagcagtGA